In Salinigranum marinum, one DNA window encodes the following:
- a CDS encoding iron transporter yields MNRRTFLAAAAGASSTLVAGCAGFSTTAYSADPPLVEDPPAAVYVPSHVEGMEMVGMADAGDAKVAVSYSYPHRFWTVEQDGTAFETQQVDIGSDDTVHLMATVWEPETGVVVPNTGLSIEISTDEGLVSEEVVYPMLSQQMGFHYGANFPLDGNDVYDVRVSVGATSVERLGSLSDRLEEPAAATVSFDYREAARNEIDYTVFEESRRGQRDAIPPMSMEMTPVGRVPNPDSVAGEPLGQATIGDLVLRGYAAEADRFGDDPYLVVTAGTPYNDLVVPGMALSARVPGDGRAAFAGRLDPALDPELGFHYGATAPRLAGDDEVELTVEIPPQVARHEGYETAFLETGTVVLTG; encoded by the coding sequence ATGAACCGACGCACGTTCCTGGCGGCCGCCGCCGGTGCGTCGTCGACGCTCGTAGCCGGGTGTGCGGGCTTTTCGACCACGGCGTACAGCGCCGATCCACCGCTGGTCGAGGACCCGCCGGCGGCGGTGTACGTTCCCTCGCACGTCGAGGGGATGGAGATGGTCGGCATGGCCGACGCGGGCGACGCGAAGGTGGCCGTCTCCTACAGCTACCCCCACCGCTTTTGGACCGTCGAGCAGGACGGCACGGCGTTCGAGACCCAGCAGGTCGACATCGGTAGCGACGACACAGTGCACCTGATGGCGACCGTCTGGGAGCCCGAGACGGGCGTCGTCGTCCCGAACACGGGGCTGTCGATCGAGATCTCGACCGACGAGGGCCTCGTCAGCGAGGAGGTCGTCTACCCGATGCTCTCCCAGCAGATGGGCTTTCACTACGGCGCGAACTTCCCGCTCGACGGCAACGACGTGTACGACGTCCGGGTCAGCGTCGGCGCGACCTCGGTCGAACGACTCGGCTCGCTGTCGGACCGGCTCGAGGAGCCCGCGGCGGCGACCGTCTCCTTCGACTACCGCGAGGCCGCGCGCAACGAGATCGACTACACGGTGTTCGAGGAGTCACGGCGGGGCCAGCGCGACGCCATCCCGCCCATGTCGATGGAGATGACCCCGGTCGGCCGCGTCCCCAACCCCGACTCGGTCGCCGGGGAGCCGCTCGGCCAAGCGACCATCGGCGACCTCGTGCTCCGGGGGTACGCCGCCGAGGCCGACCGCTTCGGCGACGACCCCTACCTCGTGGTAACCGCGGGCACCCCGTACAACGACCTCGTCGTGCCCGGCATGGCGCTGTCCGCTCGCGTCCCGGGGGACGGACGGGCCGCCTTCGCAGGCCGGCTCGATCCCGCGCTCGACCCCGAACTCGGCTTTCACTACGGCGCGACCGCCCCCCGACTCGCCGGCGACGACGAGGTGGAACTCACCGTCGAGATCCCGCCGCAGGTCGCCCGGCACGAGGGGTACGAGACGGCGTTCCTCGAGACCGGGACGGTCGTCCTCACGGGCTGA
- a CDS encoding response regulator transcription factor yields the protein MVGEDSDGLPVVLVADDEAELAELYAHWLGESYEVIVATGGEAALDLATEDIDVALLDRRMPSMTGDEVLSALRERDIDCRVAMITAVEPDVDIVDMPFDDYLVKPVSREELHSVVEVLLSRAQFDDRTQEFFALASKKATLESTAKDDPSEEYDRLTRRMGEIREELDETLSQYSSEDFEAAFRELPGEESFDTLE from the coding sequence ATGGTAGGCGAAGACAGCGACGGCCTGCCGGTCGTCCTGGTCGCAGACGACGAGGCCGAACTCGCGGAGCTGTACGCCCACTGGCTCGGCGAGTCGTACGAGGTGATCGTCGCGACGGGCGGCGAGGCGGCGCTCGATCTGGCGACCGAGGACATCGACGTGGCCCTCCTCGACCGCCGGATGCCCTCGATGACCGGGGACGAGGTCCTCTCGGCCCTCCGCGAACGCGACATCGACTGCCGAGTCGCGATGATCACCGCGGTCGAACCCGACGTCGACATCGTCGACATGCCGTTCGACGACTACCTGGTCAAGCCCGTCTCCCGCGAGGAACTCCACTCGGTCGTCGAGGTGCTCTTGTCGCGGGCGCAGTTCGACGACCGTACCCAGGAGTTCTTCGCGCTCGCCTCCAAGAAAGCGACCCTGGAGAGCACCGCCAAGGACGATCCCAGCGAGGAGTACGACCGACTCACGAGGCGGATGGGCGAGATCAGAGAGGAGCTCGACGAGACGCTCTCGCAGTACTCCAGCGAGGACTTCGAGGCCGCCTTCCGGGAACTGCCCGGCGAGGAGAGCTTCGACACGCTGGAGTGA
- a CDS encoding acyl-CoA synthetase has translation MVLEYDTACESFEWDIPEAYNLPSVIESHADAFGDRVAVRFLSQAGDRTERTYDDLRRDMNRFANALADLGVGSGDRVMHLFPRHPDAFAIQLGALKRGALLVPCSSMLKPKDIAFRASDCEASTVVAHASLTDMVEPVLDETPLSTTICLDGDPDGWHSFAELLADRAADHDGPMVGADDPMSINYTSGTTGQPKPVLHRHRWMRCFELVNGPYWWGLSGDEDLSDELMWATTGTGWAKWFWSPVGVGLTTGATQLLYDGDFDPETFLDVMADEGVTRLCAVPTQYRLFAQRDLSTWDLALTDALSAGEPLNREPIEAFEEAVGVTPRDGYGQTETVALVTNYPGIEVKEGSMGKPTPGMGTTIIDTMDEAAVDDGEIGEIAVPVDCPGIFDGYYQKPNLDEKTFSGEYYRTGDLASRDDDGYFFFEGRADDIIISAGYRIGPFEVEDALVSHPTVTEAAAVASPHDERGNVVKAYVVLAAGYEGSDDLADEITAFMKEETAPYKYPRRIEFVDDLPKTSSGKIRRIELREQEQATFGD, from the coding sequence ATGGTACTGGAGTACGACACGGCATGTGAGTCGTTCGAGTGGGACATCCCCGAGGCGTACAACCTCCCGAGCGTGATCGAGTCGCACGCAGACGCCTTCGGTGACCGGGTCGCCGTCCGCTTCCTCTCGCAGGCGGGCGACCGCACGGAGCGGACGTACGACGACCTCCGGCGGGACATGAACCGCTTCGCGAACGCGCTCGCCGATCTCGGGGTCGGGTCGGGCGACCGGGTGATGCATCTGTTCCCGCGGCATCCCGACGCGTTCGCGATCCAACTCGGCGCGCTGAAACGCGGCGCGCTCTTGGTCCCGTGTTCGTCGATGCTGAAGCCGAAGGACATCGCGTTCCGCGCGTCGGATTGCGAGGCGTCGACGGTCGTCGCCCACGCGTCGCTCACCGACATGGTCGAGCCGGTGCTCGACGAGACGCCGCTGTCGACCACGATCTGTCTCGACGGCGACCCCGACGGCTGGCACTCCTTCGCGGAACTCCTCGCGGACCGGGCCGCCGACCACGACGGGCCCATGGTCGGTGCCGATGACCCGATGTCGATCAACTACACCTCCGGCACCACGGGCCAGCCGAAGCCCGTCCTCCACAGGCACCGCTGGATGCGCTGTTTCGAGCTCGTCAACGGGCCGTACTGGTGGGGCCTGTCGGGCGACGAGGACCTCTCCGACGAGCTGATGTGGGCCACGACGGGGACCGGGTGGGCGAAGTGGTTCTGGAGCCCCGTCGGCGTAGGGCTCACGACGGGCGCGACGCAGTTGCTGTACGACGGCGACTTCGACCCCGAGACGTTCCTCGACGTCATGGCCGACGAGGGCGTCACCCGGCTGTGTGCCGTCCCGACCCAGTACCGCCTGTTCGCACAGCGGGACCTCTCGACGTGGGATCTCGCGCTCACCGACGCGCTCTCGGCCGGGGAACCGCTCAACCGCGAACCGATCGAGGCGTTCGAGGAGGCGGTGGGAGTGACACCGCGCGACGGCTACGGGCAGACCGAGACGGTCGCGCTCGTGACCAACTACCCCGGTATCGAGGTCAAAGAGGGCTCGATGGGCAAGCCGACGCCGGGGATGGGAACGACGATCATCGACACGATGGACGAAGCGGCGGTCGACGACGGCGAGATCGGCGAGATCGCCGTTCCCGTGGACTGTCCCGGAATCTTCGACGGCTACTACCAGAAACCGAACCTCGACGAGAAGACGTTCTCCGGGGAGTACTACCGGACCGGCGACCTCGCCTCCCGGGACGACGACGGCTACTTCTTCTTCGAGGGGCGGGCCGACGACATCATCATCTCGGCGGGCTACCGCATCGGCCCGTTCGAGGTCGAGGACGCGCTCGTCTCTCACCCCACCGTCACCGAAGCCGCGGCGGTGGCGTCACCCCACGACGAGCGCGGCAACGTCGTCAAGGCGTACGTCGTGCTCGCGGCGGGGTACGAAGGCTCCGACGACCTCGCCGACGAGATCACGGCGTTCATGAAAGAGGAGACGGCCCCGTACAAGTATCCCCGCCGAATCGAGTTCGTCGACGACCTCCCGAAGACCTCCTCGGGCAAGATTCGACGCATCGAACTCCGCGAGCAGGAGCAGGCGACGTTCGGCGACTAG
- a CDS encoding class I SAM-dependent methyltransferase yields the protein MTELFGRAVADHYHDRMDEPLLVRDGAETQEHPIEAFYFEPFDPESEAGRWLSSWVRAPLLDVGAGAGRHALVFGARVETVAVDVSESLVAVMTDRGVADARVADMFSLPSRFDRDRFGSALVVGTQLSLAGSMQGLRGLLGDLAFVTDADATAVVDGYDPGHEAAAELLGYRPDPTPGLAHRTFHFAYEGAVSETLQFRLFSPDRLREATVGTGWRVADVRRADEGSYYRAALTKP from the coding sequence ATGACCGAGCTGTTCGGCCGCGCAGTCGCCGACCACTACCACGACCGCATGGACGAGCCGCTCCTCGTCCGAGACGGCGCGGAGACACAGGAGCATCCGATCGAGGCGTTCTACTTCGAGCCGTTCGACCCCGAGAGCGAGGCGGGTCGGTGGCTCTCGTCGTGGGTTCGCGCCCCACTCCTCGACGTCGGGGCGGGGGCCGGCCGGCACGCGCTCGTCTTCGGTGCCCGCGTCGAGACCGTCGCGGTCGACGTGAGCGAGTCACTGGTGGCGGTGATGACCGACCGCGGGGTCGCGGACGCCCGCGTCGCCGACATGTTCTCGCTCCCGTCGCGGTTCGACCGCGACCGGTTCGGGTCGGCGCTGGTCGTCGGCACCCAACTGAGCCTCGCGGGATCGATGCAGGGCCTCCGTGGGCTGCTCGGCGACCTCGCGTTCGTGACCGACGCCGACGCGACAGCCGTCGTGGACGGCTACGATCCGGGCCACGAGGCGGCGGCGGAACTGCTCGGGTACCGACCCGACCCGACGCCGGGGCTCGCCCACCGCACCTTCCACTTCGCGTACGAGGGCGCGGTGAGCGAGACGCTTCAGTTCCGGCTGTTCAGCCCCGACCGCCTGCGCGAGGCGACCGTCGGCACCGGGTGGCGGGTCGCGGACGTCCGGCGAGCCGACGAGGGGTCGTACTACCGCGCGGCACTCACGAAGCCGTAG
- a CDS encoding SCO family protein: MNRRTFLAGGAALGTTAAAGCLGTLGLGDENPNVVLGEPDRTADVSSEDLPYPAWGQRVPDVTLPAPLADRAVSLRDVGRPFLTTFFFTNCMTTCPVLLSALREVQIHSVEEGYADAVDFYPITFDPARDDEAALRAELEQFNVDAGVGNWQFLRPEDEARAKATVTDEFGIVFQRQEMDDGPDMFVHLGLILLVNADGYVERAYRGQQPDEGQLIADLQRVRET; encoded by the coding sequence ATGAACAGACGCACGTTCCTCGCCGGCGGCGCGGCGCTCGGGACGACGGCGGCCGCCGGCTGTCTGGGGACGCTCGGCCTCGGAGACGAGAACCCGAACGTCGTCCTCGGCGAACCCGACCGGACCGCCGACGTGTCGAGCGAGGACCTCCCGTACCCCGCGTGGGGCCAGCGGGTCCCCGACGTCACCCTCCCCGCCCCGCTCGCTGACCGAGCCGTCTCCCTCCGCGACGTCGGTCGACCCTTCCTGACCACGTTCTTCTTCACGAACTGCATGACGACCTGTCCGGTGTTGCTCTCGGCGCTCCGGGAGGTACAGATCCACTCGGTCGAGGAGGGGTACGCCGACGCCGTCGACTTCTACCCGATCACGTTCGACCCGGCACGGGACGACGAGGCGGCCCTCCGTGCTGAACTGGAGCAGTTCAACGTCGACGCGGGGGTGGGCAACTGGCAGTTCCTCCGGCCCGAGGACGAAGCGCGCGCGAAGGCGACGGTCACCGACGAGTTCGGTATCGTCTTCCAGCGACAGGAGATGGACGACGGTCCCGACATGTTCGTCCACCTCGGGTTGATCCTGCTGGTGAACGCCGACGGCTACGTCGAGCGCGCCTACCGGGGCCAACAGCCCGACGAGGGACAGCTGATCGCGGACCTCCAGCGGGTGAGAGAGACATGA
- a CDS encoding cryptochrome/photolyase family protein codes for MTVWLLGDQLSPAARPLERTDHVLMIEAHGFAERLPYHPAKLTLVFSAMRHCRDALRDRGYEVTYIEAETFGDGLDEYFAAAPGDSLLMMEPASHGAGARFEELVAARGGSLTRVENDRFLTSPETFDEWAGDRTVDDGFRQERWYRFVRRELDVLMDGDEPAGGEWNYDDQNRETPDEEWSPPPVPTFEPDAITKEAHDWVTERYDDHWGDDSLAAMVWPTTAEEARSALDHFVATRLPEFGDYQDALVDGEWALSHSLLSSSLNLGLLHPREAVDAAVEAYETGDAPLNSVEGFVRQLIGWREFMRHVYRRAMPELNEANQLDQTRELPPLYWDGGTDMNCLSEAVSHVHERGYAHHIERLMVLSNFALVYGADPHELNRWFHLGFVDAYHWVTTPNVVGMGSFATDVLSSKPYASSGNYINKMSDFCSNCPYAVSRTTGEGACPFNALYWDFLKEKEETLRGTGRMGLMYSHVDNKDDEEWREIRERASEVREQAREGEL; via the coding sequence ATGACCGTCTGGCTCCTCGGCGACCAGCTCTCGCCCGCGGCCCGGCCGCTGGAGCGCACCGATCACGTCCTCATGATCGAGGCCCACGGCTTCGCCGAGCGGCTGCCGTACCACCCGGCGAAGCTCACGCTCGTCTTCTCGGCGATGCGTCACTGCCGCGACGCCCTCCGCGACCGGGGGTACGAGGTGACGTACATCGAGGCCGAGACGTTCGGCGACGGGCTCGACGAGTACTTCGCGGCCGCTCCCGGCGATTCGCTCCTCATGATGGAGCCGGCGAGCCACGGCGCGGGGGCCCGCTTCGAGGAACTGGTCGCCGCCCGCGGCGGGAGCCTGACACGCGTCGAGAACGACCGATTCCTGACCAGCCCCGAGACGTTCGACGAGTGGGCCGGGGACCGGACCGTCGACGACGGCTTCCGGCAGGAGCGGTGGTACCGCTTCGTCCGCCGCGAGCTCGACGTCCTGATGGACGGCGACGAGCCCGCGGGCGGCGAGTGGAACTACGACGACCAGAACCGCGAGACGCCCGACGAGGAGTGGTCGCCGCCGCCCGTACCCACGTTCGAGCCCGACGCGATCACCAAGGAGGCCCACGACTGGGTGACCGAGCGGTACGACGACCACTGGGGGGACGACTCGCTGGCGGCGATGGTCTGGCCCACCACCGCCGAGGAGGCGCGGTCGGCGCTCGACCACTTCGTCGCGACGCGGCTCCCCGAGTTCGGCGACTACCAGGACGCGCTGGTCGACGGAGAGTGGGCGCTCTCGCACTCGCTGCTCTCGTCGTCGCTCAACCTCGGGCTCCTCCACCCGCGGGAGGCCGTCGACGCCGCGGTCGAGGCGTACGAGACGGGCGACGCCCCGCTGAACTCCGTAGAGGGGTTCGTTCGTCAGCTCATCGGGTGGCGGGAGTTCATGCGCCACGTCTATCGGCGGGCGATGCCGGAGCTAAACGAGGCGAACCAGTTGGACCAGACCCGGGAGTTGCCGCCGCTGTACTGGGACGGCGGCACCGACATGAACTGCCTCTCGGAGGCGGTCTCGCACGTCCACGAGCGGGGCTACGCCCACCACATCGAGCGGCTGATGGTGCTGTCGAACTTCGCGCTCGTCTACGGTGCCGACCCGCACGAACTCAACCGCTGGTTCCACCTCGGCTTCGTCGACGCCTACCACTGGGTGACGACCCCGAACGTCGTCGGGATGGGCTCCTTTGCGACCGACGTGCTCTCGTCGAAGCCGTACGCCTCGTCGGGCAACTACATCAACAAGATGAGTGACTTCTGTTCCAACTGTCCGTACGCCGTGTCGCGGACGACCGGCGAGGGTGCCTGTCCGTTCAACGCGCTGTACTGGGACTTCCTGAAGGAAAAAGAGGAGACCCTCCGGGGAACGGGCCGGATGGGGCTGATGTACTCGCACGTCGACAACAAAGACGACGAGGAGTGGCGGGAGATCCGCGAGCGGGCGAGCGAGGTCCGGGAGCAGGCGCGCGAGGGAGAGCTGTGA
- a CDS encoding aldo/keto reductase — translation MEYTTLGDTGMEVSRICLGCMSFGTSSWREWVLDEEEGIELVDRAIELGINFFDTANMYSMGESERVLGKALEGRRDQNVVATKVYFQMDEDDPNSGGLSRKAIEQEVENSLDRLGMDTVDLLQTHRWDDDTPIETTMRALDDVVRRGQTRYLGASSMWAHQFAEALSTSAALGLDRFLTMQNHYNLLYREEEREMLPLCAKENVAVMPWSPLARGYLARPHEDFEATTRGATDDYARQHPYFESGGREINERVGELAAEKDVKMAQIALSWLLHKEWVDAPIVGTTSIEHLEDAVEALDISLSESDIEWLEEPYQPVRVSGHE, via the coding sequence ATGGAGTACACCACCCTCGGTGACACCGGCATGGAGGTCTCCCGCATCTGCCTCGGCTGTATGAGCTTCGGCACCTCGTCGTGGCGCGAGTGGGTGCTCGACGAGGAGGAGGGGATCGAACTCGTCGACCGCGCCATCGAGCTGGGGATCAACTTCTTCGACACCGCCAACATGTACTCGATGGGCGAGTCCGAGCGCGTCCTGGGGAAGGCGCTGGAGGGCCGCCGCGACCAGAACGTCGTCGCCACCAAGGTCTACTTCCAGATGGACGAGGACGATCCGAACTCGGGCGGACTCTCCCGCAAGGCGATCGAACAGGAGGTCGAAAACTCCCTCGACCGGCTGGGGATGGACACTGTCGATCTCCTGCAGACCCACCGCTGGGACGACGACACGCCCATCGAGACGACGATGCGAGCGCTCGACGACGTCGTCAGGCGGGGGCAGACGCGCTATCTCGGCGCGTCGTCGATGTGGGCCCACCAGTTCGCCGAGGCGCTGTCTACCTCGGCTGCGCTCGGTCTCGATCGCTTTCTCACGATGCAGAACCACTACAACCTCCTCTACCGCGAGGAGGAACGCGAGATGCTCCCGCTGTGTGCGAAGGAGAACGTCGCCGTCATGCCGTGGTCGCCGCTGGCGCGGGGCTATCTCGCCCGCCCCCACGAGGATTTCGAGGCGACGACCCGCGGGGCGACCGACGACTACGCCCGCCAGCACCCCTACTTCGAGAGCGGGGGCCGGGAGATCAACGAGCGGGTGGGAGAACTGGCGGCCGAGAAGGACGTGAAGATGGCGCAGATCGCCCTCTCGTGGCTGCTGCACAAGGAGTGGGTCGACGCGCCCATCGTCGGGACGACGAGCATCGAACACCTCGAAGACGCGGTCGAGGCGCTCGACATCTCGCTGTCGGAGTCGGACATCGAGTGGCTGGAGGAACCGTACCAGCCGGTGCGCGTGTCGGGCCACGAGTGA
- a CDS encoding MFS transporter → MGSERRDRVVLAVVVWCVLVSQVLLYPGLADLVVALGASGIDAATAFLVAEVAAFVAFASVWGALSDTTGRRLRWIVAGAVGGAASYLLLAALPALGVGFGVALAVRVVGGAFTIGAFSLAVTTLADLSGGNGRNMGAAGLAIGLGAALGAVVGGRLSTVDPLAPVVAAAGLLLLVAGLAATVTERAPTCREMGLRAVVTGLKTRPALAVPYAFGFVDRLTAGFFALVGVFYFRTQFGLDAAGAGVVLALFFLPFALLQYPLGVVSDRVGRFYPVVVGSVCYGVAIVGVGLAPSLGLAAGLMAVVGVFGALVAPATMALATDLVPDDERGVALGGFNVAGSLGFLAGFLVGGLAADTLGYLPSFLVVGGLEVAIAVVALRAVRRLEPFADPEQGVHAADG, encoded by the coding sequence ATGGGCTCGGAGCGCCGCGATCGGGTCGTGCTCGCGGTCGTCGTCTGGTGCGTCCTCGTCTCGCAGGTGCTTCTGTACCCCGGCCTCGCCGACCTCGTCGTCGCCCTCGGCGCGTCGGGAATCGACGCCGCCACGGCATTCCTCGTCGCGGAGGTCGCCGCGTTCGTCGCCTTCGCCTCCGTCTGGGGGGCGCTGTCGGACACCACCGGTCGGCGGCTCCGCTGGATCGTCGCCGGCGCGGTCGGGGGTGCCGCGTCGTACCTCCTCCTCGCCGCACTGCCCGCCCTCGGCGTCGGCTTCGGCGTCGCGCTCGCCGTCCGCGTCGTGGGCGGGGCCTTTACCATCGGCGCGTTCTCGCTCGCGGTGACGACGCTCGCCGACCTGAGCGGGGGCAACGGCCGGAACATGGGTGCCGCCGGGCTCGCGATCGGGCTCGGGGCGGCGCTCGGGGCGGTCGTCGGCGGACGGCTCTCGACGGTCGACCCGCTCGCGCCGGTCGTCGCCGCGGCGGGGTTGCTCCTCCTCGTCGCCGGCCTCGCCGCGACGGTCACAGAGCGCGCCCCCACGTGTCGGGAGATGGGGCTCCGGGCCGTCGTCACGGGCCTGAAGACGCGACCGGCGCTCGCAGTCCCGTACGCGTTCGGCTTCGTCGACCGCCTCACCGCCGGCTTCTTCGCGCTCGTCGGCGTCTTCTACTTCCGCACGCAGTTCGGCCTCGACGCCGCCGGTGCCGGGGTGGTTCTCGCTCTCTTCTTCCTCCCGTTCGCGCTGCTGCAGTACCCCCTCGGTGTCGTCTCCGACCGCGTCGGCCGTTTTTACCCCGTCGTCGTCGGGTCGGTCTGTTACGGCGTCGCCATCGTCGGGGTCGGTCTCGCGCCGTCGCTCGGGCTCGCGGCGGGGCTGATGGCCGTCGTCGGGGTCTTCGGCGCGCTCGTCGCCCCCGCGACGATGGCGCTCGCGACGGACCTCGTCCCCGACGACGAACGCGGCGTCGCGCTCGGCGGCTTCAACGTCGCCGGCTCGCTCGGCTTCCTGGCGGGCTTTCTGGTCGGTGGCCTCGCCGCCGACACGCTGGGGTATCTCCCGTCCTTCCTCGTCGTCGGCGGGCTGGAGGTCGCCATCGCGGTCGTCGCGCTCCGGGCGGTCCGTCGCCTCGAACCGTTCGCGGATCCCGAGCAGGGCGTCCACGCCGCCGACGGCTGA